In Rosa rugosa chromosome 4, drRosRugo1.1, whole genome shotgun sequence, the genomic stretch caacatcatgagatatttaaacgtccgcaagttggtggaattagtccacagaatccctacggattctatgtaagaacataatgagtatttgcatatcctttgcataggacggtctcagtcctaatttccctaaggaacgggctttgtaaaacgagcgagaggctttagaagcaaccaatgagaattttggttgggcctgagcgtctgaaacgcatattgaagcaaagttggtgactacatcacccatcatggtgtcatgaccatgggaagtggaatcaatggcgttataaccatggggattgacatccatggcgtcatggccatgggtagcgccatatatggcgttgtcacaagggacttgggcggccatatggcgccccaagacagctgcagcacCAGATGCTACAATTGTTTTGGTCTTGCTAAGTCtaggaaccaatttttgattcttgcttcatttcgctcgagggtgtccatatgaagtctttagtagacggatcaccatatcatgaccagggtgacttatcctgttgagacaaagccaatatgtgtctaaattcaagagatcttctctcataactttattggatttaatagctcgaatagtgacatagagtccactagagagacacataaacttctctaagatgcgcctttgttcgcaatcattagaggtattgcaaaggaactcatttcagttctctatggaatccgttggctatccttaggtgcgagttgccctaggagcgtagagagtttctgtgacattaatcaaggtgccatttggcaaagagacttgggctattccatgtccttgaattaatactgatggcccagccatcgtagtcacaaggtaacatgctcatgaatcaaaatggagtcataatgaaaagaactcaaaattttattcataagccaacggagtacatcattgtcccttaatcattaggagaatctaatccaaatgctagctaatgcaaaacaatggtagtcgtctaacttctttcggtaattccaaaataaatgtgaccaggtgagtagagagatgtcggtggagcaaggctcgcttaagtaccactaatctcaaaaccttcctagacatcacatttacgttgagtacgcctactttgaagaaagacaaaaacattggcatctactacaaaaatgatatggcaattgcctacatctcttggaaaataaaggcttaaacagaattggcgatctattgatcccagccaaatttgtagtcttcaaccctttactctagatcatcttcttgatcttcttgttccacatagtgagcttctcttgcttcacaatatgctttgtaggcggtgacaatttcttcacgagctctacaaatgtgtgcccaatgatcagacactccacatcgggaacatacatctctttgctcaaactccattgattgaggcgctttgaaagcgtcatttagatggctcttagtgttggtggcgccaccaacatggccagaggcgttgcctccctctctctttccacgtttacctcttcggttccgtgttcgcctattttggcagttaccttaccaagtagagcgattatatggaccagaacgtccaaaagtatccctaagattagggtttcgctcttggcgccttctctttggggcgcgactataattagattccggaatatgctttgttcccacggatctcgaattatagttcttcacaaggatgttgtcatgcttttcagcgacattcatagctccaatgagctcatgaaaccttgtgattcgtcttgcattaacatcgattcgatagttcttagcaaccatcaatgcagagacggggaaagtagagagagtcttctcaatcaacatcgcatttgtgatctctttaccacagaattccattaaggatttaatgcgaagtgcttccgagttgtagtcaagaactgacttgaaatcacagaagcggaggctatgccatctcacttctaggtcactcagcagggagtcacggacgttgccaaatctttcttcgagtgaggcccacagctttctggggtcttcttcattcatacactcgtactggagcgaatcatccatatgacgagtcattaggatgatggctttcgccttatttgcctcgaatgctgctctatttgcttccaaagcttgagcttgctcaacagttagcacgtcctggctaggcttgagaatcgtatccaggattccattggccttgagatgctggcggacatcacgaacccacctgtgatatccagagccagttgttcccaatggagcaaagtccaatttgttcaggttactcatcctgaaagagaacaagaaattagggttagtttcggagcggaaaaagctaccacgaaaacatataaaatttctgagcgtagtcgcttccaagaaattcgattccaagatcgaaacaatgatgtaagtggtcgatcatagattctctacaaactctaagtttggagatctcaacaagctccaagcttggagtgagcacgaacccccacagttcggctattggtctcccctatgaagaagaaaggggggtagaagaagggaggttgcaagtccccgagaaaagaagaaaagaatgaaaaacttcaaaaacaggaacttttagaaaagtttacctcttAGGATTGCAGAACACATATGGTCCTTGTCGTAGGATTGGAGACGAGCTTCAGTCCTAGTGCAAGTATGCagacttgtaggattgcagTGTGGTAGCGAAGACGCGAGGGTCGCGGAATCGCGGAGTCGCGAGGGCACGAGGTCGCGGTGTCGCGGGGGTCGCGGTATCGTGGGCGTGTCGCGGGGTTGCGAATGTGGACTGTGTCGCAGGGTCGCGGTGTTGCGAGAATGTAGGGCCGCGAGGATGCTGCAGGGATGCCGCGAGGATGCTGCAGGGATGCCGCGAGGTCGCTGCAGGGATGCCGCGATGCCGCGAGGATGCTGCGGGGATGCCGCGAGGTCGCTGGTGAGTCGCGGTCGCAAGGGCAGGCGAGCGCGCTAGGGCagaaggcaagcagggcttgcggGCGCTGCatgggcagcgaggctaacctagTAGGGTTAGCATTGAGTTGCCACGCGGGGGTtgcgggggcagtagtagcgcaggCAAGATTAATTcggtggagcttgatcaatttctggggttttggtttctaaagctagggttagggctcgtgctgataacgtgttgtagagaaactgaaattgagaggaatttgctgtgtattctcattgataataggggtctctttatatagaggattacaatgcatagaatctcaatcatacaaggaaagtaattctacattgattaggattctagattcttctaattaaatcctattaccactaggtcaagtaacctagagtttgggctaaacacaaattaggttttccttgaacaTAAATATAATTAAAACTTTCTCATAGAAATTATCTACATGGTACTTATTCATCTGCTTGTTGTCTAGAAATTTCTCACAGTTAAAGCATATGCTCACTAATCTGAGTTGTAAACTTCTACCAGAAGAGGCTCTAGCATTTTGAGAAGTAATTTTTAAAAATGATGACAGATAACATATGTGTGTACATATGCAGAATTAACAACAATAAGTAAGATATTATCCTAACAAAGAACTTCCCATAACCATTTGTCATTATTCAGAACCTACTCACCCTTCAAATAAAGGAAAAAGTATGATATCCAGGTTATCTAATGCCTCCCTTTTGTCAACGTTGTTCCTGCAAATAGGACAGGTATGAGTGCATAGCAAAAggtccaaaaataaataatcatcCAAAGTAGAAAGAGCTAGAGGCAAGAGTTATGACCAACTCTACCTCAAGAGAAGGACAACTGCatcaaaggaaacaaaaaacaacaatccaaaattAGAGTCCAAAGCAGTACTGCCACCTAATGTTCCTGTTTATTGAAATCCCTAGCAAATGTAAACAATGTTATGTTACTACAATGAAAACAGAAAACTGAAAGATAAGTTAAAAAAATCTAGATAAAATGCTTCCAAAGGTCATCTCAAACATTCAAAATAAAATGGAATAGTCTGAGCAGATTAACAATTATATACTCGCTTACTGTGAGCCATGCAAAATCAAGACATTCTAAACCATTTGCCGCTTCTGTTTGCAGCATTTCTTAAACACTTTAAGCAATTTCTAACTCATAGGCACTTTCACTAATAGCATAATTCCAAGGATAAGTTACATAATAATAtgtgtggaggaagaagcacACATCAAAAATTAATCTTTATCAACAGAAAAAAACTCAACAAACTAATCCTTCTCCCCTGTTACTTCATTCAGTAAATACTAAATATTTGTTGAAGAAAGAGGTTCTATCCCAACGCAATCAGTCCAGATTCTCAATTTAGGGTTATCGATCAATGTGTGGAAACATAGATTCTCTAGCTGATGCTTTATCAATTGCATGCTCAACATCATGATGCAATTACATGTTCCTTTTTTGATTAGTGAGCATATAGAGTATTTAGTATTTATAATTTGGTGGAGAAGGATTTTTGACGTCAAGTAATATATTTGATCAGTGATGTACCAAGTTTTCATGTATTTGTTACAAAACAATGAAAAACATTTTCTCTGACAACATAGCTTTACTCTCATTGATCGATATATATTCTTCAGATTTTCATATTTCTGCACTAAGTTTTCAGAGTCAAAAACTATACAGTTGAGCTTGAAGTGCTATCAGTTAATATCTGTCTTTCCATCTGGTAAAGAAAACGATGTAGGTCTTTCTCTATTTCAATTCTACATAAAGCAATAGCCAAAGACAGAGTATATACCACAAAAGCAATTACTCCGCGATCACAATCGACCATTAGTTAATAATCACAGTCATAATAATATTCAAAAAGTGGAAATACTATACAAACTGATTCCAAAGTCAAAAACTAAACATGGGTCTGTGACTTTCTGCAAGCATTTACAAACCTTCACATCAATATCAATGAAAAAGTGCAAGCCACAGAAACCCAATTTGCGATCAACTTTCAAAGAGAGATAAGTAAATTCGGGCAAAAGGGAACAAAAGGGTCACAACCCAAATGATAAATCAACATATGAATTTTTACACTGATTTTGAAGAAATCAAGCCAATACCTTTGATAATGAAGAAGATCGTGATGTCCAAAAATGTTGTGCTTTGTCTGTCTTTGACTAACCTCAATTACCCAGTGATTTAAAGAGCTTAAGGGCTCAGCAACATCACCACCCTTCATTTTCTGTCTCATCAGCCCTCCTTGGAGCAGTGAATTTCAAGATCTCCatcacagaaacacaccctatttctctctctctctctcaatcgtTCTTGATAATTGATCTCTCTGGATTGTTATGTTAGGTAGGTCACGCACAGATCAAAGAGAAAGACCCCGGCTCTCTGGATCGTTCTTGAACCCTCTCAAGATTGTTTCTCATAAGACGTACATCTGTCGGGGCAGAGAGCGAGAGCGAGAGAAAATATCTAGACATTTTAACCCAGATTGAACGGCAGGGATGCAACTGAAGTGAACAGTTGAATGAACAGTGCTAGGAACAGTGATTCGgctttagatgtatgtataataTCTGTTCAAATTGTAGAAGGCCAGTGTAACATCGTAAGGAGTCAAAGCTTTCGTAAGCAATCAAACCCTTACCAGATTAAGTACGGTATAATAACACCATTGATAACTAAATTCTTCACGGTATATTTTATTATGGGtcattgacccaaagcaccaaaataaccaaaaattatcccacttaccccagcaacaaatttttattctcacttaccctatttaaagcaaaatgacagttttgcccttgacttaattaattaattacatgtggccctctctttatctctctcctctctccctgaTCTGCTGTAGTCTCTATCTCTCATCCTCCATTCTCCgatcgactctctctctctctctagctccGGTCTAGATGGCTGACGGCGAGACGAGGCCGAAGATGACCGGTCGCCGGTGGTAGGCGATCTAGGAGTTAGAGCTGGTAGGCGACGAGGAGTCGGACCTGGTAGGCAACGAGGACCGGTCGCCGCTGGCAAGCGATCTCGGAGTCGGAGTTGGTAGGCCACGAGGAATCGAAACTGGTAAGCGACGAGGTCAGATCTGGTAGGCGACGAGGAACCGGAGCTGGTAGGCGACGAGAACCGATCGCTGCTGGTAAGCGACGAGGAGTCAGAGCTTTGAAGCACCGGCGAGAAGCTGAGTCTCCACGTCATCTTTCGAATCCTGAGGTGCTGCTGCTTTGGAATTGGCGCTTTTGCTATTTTACGAGAAGATGAATTACAGCAATTGAGGCCGAGCTTGGATCCCTCAGCTGCACCTGTTGTGGTTTGctccggtttttttttttggcggagGTTTGCTCCGGTTTGGTACCCAGAGTATTTTTTGGGTggccaaatcaatttttttttttcaataaattgtTTCTccaagaatgaaagaaaaacggaaaaaaaaaaaagtgttgtacAATTTGGTCTTGTTTTAAACATGCACAGATTTGAAAAGAATTCCATCATCTATTTggtcttgttttttctttctttttggtaaaatgggggcagaaggccgagaaggaaagaaaaaagatgaaaaaaaaaagttttattagagggcaatagaaggctattggggggcaatagacggctatatagacgttttaaaattgatataatttcttcgtttttttctcaaatcaaagttttatttgtctaattttaggaagattagtttccattccggttatcgaaagttctattggggggcaatagacctctattccccctttattggagggcaatagacgtatattgggggcaatagatgcctattgggaggcaatagacccctattgggaggcaatagacgctTATTGAgcggcggccggtgatcggaatccggcggccggtgacgggctccggcgaagtctcttatggtttctctctctctctaagtaataaagggatgaggggtaaaatggtattaaaaaaaatttaaaaccaaaaaaaaaatttaatggggtattagggaagactcccttagagtgtattgggtaagagggaattaaaaaaacttaatggggtttgtgggaaaaaaatctctagaaatggggtaaatggacaaaaactcttttattattacaaaaatgtAGGTTGTTCAAGGACCAATTTCCACACCGACTTTCTTTCATTAGTTTAGTTGATGGCCGGTTACTTTTACAGTCGATTAGTAATTCtaacgacaaaaaaaaaaaaaaaaaaggacgtaTTCTATTGAGAGTGTCCCGTGACCACACTTCCTTTCACAACTTCAAAGTCGCTTGCTGGCACCCCACCCCTCCCATCCAACTCTTGAGATATCTAATATCAAGAAAATTATTATATGGTTCAGGATTATAGTACACGTAGTGTCTCCACTAAATTTGAGTGATAGTATGGACTCAAAACACCACATGATAATACCACGTGGTAGTCTAGAACAATAGAATAATTACTCTTAATAGTTAATACCAAATCAAATATCTTCCGAATTACCAAATTATTGGGTCTAGTCAGCCCCATGGACCCAATTGAAGGTTGGCTTCTAGCCCAAAGACTTTCAATGGGCCAACTTACACATGGCCCTCATCCACTACCCCAAAATCTCTATTGCGCCTTTCTACTGGAGTTTGTTAAAACGGGCCAAAATTGGGTGGAGGGAATCCCTATTGTTAAAGTGGGCCataaatcaaaatccaaataaTGCATGGGCCTAAACCGAGCCCAATCACAGGCACGTGCAATAGTATTGCACGCGTCAGCAACGTTCCCATAGATACACTTTTCGGTTCATTCAATTAGATACACAGAGTTGGGTGTGGTCATCGAATCACCTCCCCCGTTCATTCTTCAATGCCATGGCCACCGTCGACGaccaccacctcctccacctGGACTCCGTCCCCGTCGTCGACCTCCGCCTCCTCACCCAATCCGAGCTCtactccctctccctctcctcctcctcctcttccgcATCTCATCGCTTCGACGACGACGTTTTGATCCCCAAAATCGACCGCTCCGTCTTCAACGAATCCGCCGGCAGCCGCAAACAGACCTACTCCCGCCTCCGCCTCGCCCCTCGCAACTCCCAATTCGCCTCCTCCTCCAATTCCAAATCTgccctccctccctcccaccTCCTCCTCTCCCAGCCGCTCGATCTCGAGAGCCGCCAGATTATCTCGCTCCTCAAGCAGCTCTTCCCCTCCGACGATCAAAACGACGACGTCCTCCTCCCCCAAACCAccacccccacccccacccccGTGCAGTACAAAATCCCCGCCGCGCCGGCTCCTTCCCTCGGCGCCTCGGCCGGTGCGGTTTCCGGCGTCGATTCCTCGCTCGGGAAACGGAAGCGCGGCCGGCCGCGGAAGGATTCTAACGCCGTGGTTGCGAAACCGGAGGCGGCTGTGCCGGTCGGCTCTGCTGCGTTGGCTGGCGGTGCCCGTGAGGCTGAGGATGGCAATGCCGGTGTTTTGGTTGAGAAGCGTGACGGTGGAGCTACAGCGGTTGGGACTTTTGTGCTGAATAGCGAAGGACAGCTTGTGCCGAGTAGCGAGGGGAAGAGGAAGCGAGGGCGGCCGCGGAAGGATGAGATTAGGGTTAGGGATGAGAGGACAGTGGCGGCTTCGGTGAGGAAACCGCCGAGagtgaagaaggaggaggatgGAGAGATGGTGATGGTGAACTTGAACGACGTCGTTGTGGATTTGGAAGCATTGGCCAATGCGGACAGTGTGTTTGGGGAGGAGTTGAGGAAGAGGACAGAGGGGTTGGAAACTGAGGCGAAGTTGTTGGGGTTTCTGGAAGGGTTGGAGGGGGACTGGTCAAGTGctaggaagaagaggaagattgtGCAGGCGAGTGAGCTCGGCGACTTGTTGCCGAAGTGGTGGAAGATCATGCTGTCTCTCAAGAGGAATGGAGGTCATAAATGGCTTGTGTGTAGGCGGTTTATAAGGTAGTTTTCTTCTGAATGCTTGTTTTTTTCGTTCTTGTTATCATTGTTAATGATTGTATATGTGACTGTTTTTGTATAGAAATGTGTTATTGAGCTTAGTATTATTGTAAAGTGTGTTGATTTGGGGTTTCATTCTACTTTAAAAGGGAGAAACTTACGTtagaatatatattttcttgtaATTGCTTGGGAATAGAATAATATACTGTATatgaaaagaagaaagtaaACCATTCACAGAAACAACTGTCAATTTATGAATATATTGCTATCTGTGTTGCTTGATGAGTTTTGAGTAGGGCTGCCACTCGGTCGGTTCTAATTGCTTAAAAGCATTACCAAAtacaaaaccaaagctttcggtttcaaaattgagctcccaattaccaaccaaaattttcggtaTTTAATAAATTCTACCAAATTCAGTGTTTCGgctttcggtattaccaaccttacaacaagtatttctttagaatataaattagaatgaacaatattagtttttgttttttaattttataaattGTCGTAAACTTTGTGTTCATCTATGTactatttcaattttctttgcaCATATAATTTTATCCATTATCTATAAAACTAGTTAtcaaatgatttttttatcCCTTACCCTATAATATATGACCTATAATTCTAAGTTCATTAAAATATATGTACTATTAATCTAGTAGTGATAATAATTTTAATACTTTCGTATAAATATTTATGCttatatttcttaatatacatgtgtGTGAATTGAAAACTGATATATAACTAATATTTAGGTAATCGATAAATTTGgcatttaccaaaaccaaaccaactttttcggtaatttttggtttcggttaccaaaaagtcggtttaccaaacttaaaaCATCAGTTGGTATTCGGTTCTTTTGATAATTACTGAACCAAATGGCAGCCATAGTTTGGAGGTTAATGAAGTTAGAATTTGTTACCATGGATGGTAATACAATTATAGAACGTAAGAATCTTCTTGAATAGGCCTATGATTTCATAATGGTTGTGCCGTTATGGTCAAACAATggaaaa encodes the following:
- the LOC133743018 gene encoding uncharacterized protein LOC133743018, giving the protein MSNLNKLDFAPLGTTGSGYHRWVRDVRQHLKANGILDTILKPSQDVLTVEQAQALEANRAAFEANKAKAIILMTRHMDDSLQYECMNEEDPRKLWASLEERFGNVRDSLLSDLEVRWHSLRFCDFKSVLDYNSEALRIKSLMEFCGKEITNAMLIEKTLSTFPVSALMVAKNYRIDVNARRITRFHELIGAMNVAEKHDNILVKNYNSRSVGTKHIPESNYSRAPKRRRQERNPNLRDTFGRSGPYNRSTW